The Gemmatimonadota bacterium genome segment GGGCCCCCCCGGCGGCCCCGGGGGGGCGCCCCCCCCGGGCGGGCGGGGGCGGCGGCCCCCCCGGGGGGGGCCGGCCCCCGGGGGGGGGGCCGGGGGGGGCGCGGGGGGGGGGGGGGGGGGGGCCCCCGGCGCGGGGGGGGGGGGCGCCGGGGGGGGGGGCCCGCCCGGGGCGGGGCGGCGCCGCCCCCCCGCGCCCCCCCGGCGCCCCCCCGCGCCCGGGCGCCGCGGGGGGGGGGGGGGCCCGCCCCCGGCCCCGCCCGGCCCGGGGGGGGGGCCCCCCAGGGGGGGCCGGGGGGGGGGGGGGGGGCGGGGGCCCGGCCCCCGGGGCCGGCGGGGGGGGGGGGGGGGGGGGGGGGGGGGGGGGGGGGGGGGGGGGGGGGGGGGGGGGGGGGGGGGGGGGGGGGGGGGGGGGGGACGGGCGACGCCATCCCCGACTCCACCCCGCTGCCTAACGCCCCGTCAACATCCTCACCAGACAGGCGTTGTTGCGCTGCTCCGGCGTCAGCACGGCGAGAATCTGCGCGCTCAACCGCTCCTCCGCGGCCTTCACCGCCTGCATCGCCGCGTCGGCCTTGGCCAGGATCTTCGCCACTTCCTCACGCGTCGCGCCGGCCCTCGACGCCGCCATGGCCTCCAGCCCCACCTTCATGATCGTCTCGAGGTCCGCCTTGACCGACTCGCCAAAGGCGGCGCGCAACTCGCGGATCTTCGTGCTCTGGGCTGGCGTGAGCGACTTGAGCACGTCGGCGCCGCACGCGCTGGGTCCAGGGGCACCCGAGGCGAGCCAGCGCTGCTGTGCGGGCGTGTACACGGCGAACACGTCGCGTTGCAGCTGAGCGAAGGCGCGCGCCAGCCGCGCGCGGATCGGGTCGCCCTTGGCCAGGATCGCCATGACCTCGGCCCGCGACTTCTTCGCGGCGATCGCCGCCCGCGCCTGTGCCTCGATGGCCTGGAGCGCGGCGACATCGGCCGCATTCGCCTTGAAGTAGGCCTCGTGCAGCGCCTGGATCTTCGCCTTCTGCTCGGCCGTGAGCTTGAGGCTGTCCGGGAACGCCGAGCCCCCGATCCCGCCGCGATCGATCGCCGCGGCCGCGGTATTCGCGTACTCCTGCACGAGGTCGACGCTGATGTCGTCGAGCGATTCCTGCGTCGTCGCAGGGGCGGTCGCCGAGTCGCGGGAGCAGGCCGAGACGGCCGCCAGCAGGGCGAAGGCGAAGGGGAGGGCGCGGCGTCTGGTCATGCGGAGGAGTGTGCGCCGCGCGGGACGATGGGGCAAGGGGGCCGCGAAACTCCAACCGGTCGCGCCCTTCGACGCGGACGACCGCCCCCTGAATCGACTCACCGCTCCCACGCCTCGCCGCGGATGTCACACTCCCGAGGACGGCAACGGCGAGTGGTTGATTCGAGCCGAGGCGCCCGCGGATTGCGCGTGAGAGGGAGAACCCTCCCGTGCGCACTCGTCCGACGCTCGTCCCCCACCCATGTCTACCTCCTCGCCAAGCGCGGTCGCTCGTCCCCGGCGCTTTGCCCTCGTCCGTGCGCTCGCCGGCGGAGTCGTGATCCTCTTCCTGCTCGCCTCCCTCGTCACCACCGCCTCCGAGATGGGTGGAGAGGGGACCATGTGGATGTTCGTGGCGGCGGCCAGCGGGCTCCTGCTCCTCGTGGCGAGCTGGCGCAACTGGCCGCTGCTCTGGAATCCGCTCGGGCGAATCCTGCGCGCCCTGGTCGGGGAAACCATGGCGCGCGTCGCGTTCGGCGCGATGGCGCTGGTCTTCGTGGCGTCGGCGCTGCTGGCGTGGCGATAGTCCCGCCGCCGACGTCGGGGAGTTAGGGGCACGCGTCCGCCGACAGCGGTTGCGGCTGGCGACTCACGGCGCGTGACTCCCCGCCAAGGTCGGGCGTCACTTGAGGACTCTCTTCCGCGAACGTCCTCATGCGCCAGTCTCCTCGTGCGGTCCATCACGTCGTCGCCCGCGCCGGTCTCACGCTCCTCGTGGCCGCGTGCAGCGGCTCGGATGCGGGACCGGCGGCAGTCACCCCGCCAACGCCGAACGCGACCGTCGTCACGTGGACGCCGTGTCCGGCTCCCGCTGCTGCTCCCATTTGGGCTGCCCAACAGGACGGGAGCGGCGCCTGGGCGGCGGTCGCCCCTTCCAGCGGCAGCTATCGCTTTTCCTTTCAGTCCAGCAAGGGAGCGATTGCGTACGTCACGGGCGACGTCGGCAGCTACAACACATACGTGCTGTACGGCACCCTCGCCGACCTCACGCAGTTCGCCAGCAACACGTGCAGCGCCTCATTGCGCAACGTGACCGGTTCGTTCTCGACGCTGGGCGCCGGCGAGCAGGCCGAGGTGGGGCTCGGATGGAGCAGCACGCTCGCCGCCGGTCCGGGGAACAAGTCGGTGAGCGTCAGCGCGCAGAATGCCGCCATGGACCTGCTGGCCGTGCTGCATCGTCCGGGGGCTCCGGCGGCGCGGGCCGTCATCCGCCGCGACATCCCGTCGTCGGTCATGACCTTCGACCCGATCGACTTCGCGAGTGCCGAGGCGTTCGACACCGAGCATCCGAGCCTGACCATCACCGGCGCCAGCGGCGAAGCCATCACCTTTGCGCAGTGGTACCGTGGGACCAACGGCTCGCGCAATTCGCTCTACTATGGCAGTGCATCCGTGACGCTCCCCACCAGCTACGCAGCGATTCCCGCGGCACGGCAGCGCCCCGCCGACCTGCATGAGGGGTGGGCCTTCAGTTCGGTGACGCAGCCGAGCGGCGTCGTGCGTGGGCGGACCGTCACGGCGTACTGGCACGATGCGGGGAGTCGCGTGATCGCCCTTCCCGCCGTCCCGTCGTCCGATCCCAGCGTCACGGTCGTCTCATCCTCGCCGTTTGCCAAGTTGCGCGCGCAGGTTGCCGTCCCGGCCGGTGCGAAGTCGCTCGAGCTGTTCTACTATCGCACGGGCGCCAACGGCGTGAGCGCCCGCGTCCAAGCCACGGTCGATTTTCTGTCGGCTGCCGCGGCGGACCTCACGCTCCCGGATCTGTCGTCGGTCGCCGGCTTCCAGTCGGCGTACCTCCCGCAGGGAGGAGGACCGATCAGTTGGGGGCTGTACGCCTATTCCTGGACGGGGAGTCACGCCGGCTTCTACGGCCGTCCGCTCGACGCCACGAACTCCACCCTGGTGAGCTGGCGATCGACGGTCACGCCGTAACCCCGGGGAGGGCAGCGTCGGGAGGACGTCGCACGGCGCGCGGCGAGGATCTCGACTCAGGGAGTGGGAGGGGCGAGGGGTGGCAAGGGGTGGCGGGTCGTCGTTCCCGCGCGGAATATGGAGGCGATCGCTTCCCCCTGGCTCAGCCCATCCGCCCGCCATGACCTCCCGTCGCTCCGTCATCAAGCTCGGCGCCGCCGCCGTCCTCGCCCCGATGTTCAACCGCGGGCGCTTCACGCTCCCGCACCTCCCGCAGCAGCAATACTCGGCGCGCGCCATCGAATTGATGCAGCGTGCGACGGTGATCGACATGCTGTCGCCGTTGCACATCGCCTCGAACGGGAACAAGTGGTGGCAGAAGCCGGACTCCATCACGGCCGAGGATTTCGCCCCGTTCAAGGCGTCAGGGATCCACGTCTTCCATACGGCGGTCGGCTTCGGCGGTCCGAACGGGTACATGCAGGGGCAGCAGTTCTTCCATCGGCAGAACTCGATGATCGCCGCGCGCCCCGACCTCTTCATGCGCATCGAC includes the following:
- a CDS encoding Spy/CpxP family protein refolding chaperone: MTRRRALPFAFALLAAVSACSRDSATAPATTQESLDDISVDLVQEYANTAAAAIDRGGIGGSAFPDSLKLTAEQKAKIQALHEAYFKANAADVAALQAIEAQARAAIAAKKSRAEVMAILAKGDPIRARLARAFAQLQRDVFAVYTPAQQRWLASGAPGPSACGADVLKSLTPAQSTKIRELRAAFGESVKADLETIMKVGLEAMAASRAGATREEVAKILAKADAAMQAVKAAEERLSAQILAVLTPEQRNNACLVRMLTGR